The Zestosphaera sp. genome has a window encoding:
- a CDS encoding minichromosome maintenance protein MCM, whose amino-acid sequence MSENNRTEDLEVREVFIEHKVDVELIKSFLSNFKSRDGSFKYKERIRRMIREGSKSLLIDYEDLATYDVNLIEFIEKNPDEAFNAFNNALRDLIRGEYPEYIEKFEKFYARLNGWVKTVAIRGVTSDYLGKLIAVDGVIVKATPRKSKLYKALYVHILSNGEKHEFWWPPEEREELRDEVERPPYCPVCVSVVTEEERFRRGTIKLEPERSKYRDWQLVVIQERPEEVPAGQIPRSIEVVLTDDLVDVARPGDRVTVIGVVRLTRSSRFNKIIYTPYIEANNVVVAQRLLEELKLSTEDEAKIIELSRDPLVRRKIIASIAPTIYGMWDEKEAIALALFGGNSKTTRDGTRLRGDIHVLMVGDPGTAKSQLLQYAARIAPRGIYTTGKGSSAAGLTAAVVKDKQTGEYFLEAGAMVLADGGIVSIDEIDKMRDEDRVAIHEAMEQGSVSIAKAGIVARLNARTTVIAAGNPKRGRYVSSESVAENIDLPVTILSRFDLIFIVRDLPNITRDTSLSSYVLKTHEKVGYVESEIPPDLLRKYIAYARKYVKPELTEEAEKIIREYYIELRKKSAEREDAPLAITTRQLEALIRLAEAHAKMKLKNKVEAEDAVEAVRLMNTVLEQVGMDVETGTIDVDLIMTGKAKSMREKEVTIVKLIREIMSTGEECVKYKELRKKAYDYGIDEEVLEKIIKNLKRNGEIYEPKASCYAITD is encoded by the coding sequence GTGAGCGAAAATAACAGAACTGAAGATTTAGAAGTGCGTGAGGTCTTCATAGAACATAAGGTAGATGTAGAACTCATTAAGTCTTTCTTAAGCAACTTTAAGAGTCGTGACGGGTCTTTCAAGTATAAAGAAAGAATAAGGAGGATGATTCGAGAAGGGAGTAAGTCTCTGCTAATAGATTATGAAGACCTAGCAACCTACGACGTCAATTTAATAGAGTTTATAGAGAAAAACCCTGATGAAGCTTTCAACGCTTTCAACAACGCTTTAAGAGACTTAATAAGAGGTGAATATCCCGAATACATTGAAAAATTTGAGAAGTTTTACGCTAGACTCAACGGCTGGGTAAAAACAGTAGCTATAAGGGGAGTTACTAGCGATTACTTAGGTAAGCTAATAGCAGTCGACGGCGTTATCGTTAAAGCGACACCGCGTAAGAGTAAACTCTATAAGGCTCTATACGTCCACATATTATCAAATGGTGAGAAACACGAGTTTTGGTGGCCACCTGAAGAGAGGGAGGAGCTGAGAGACGAGGTTGAGAGGCCTCCGTACTGTCCTGTCTGTGTTAGTGTAGTAACTGAGGAAGAGCGGTTCAGGAGAGGCACTATAAAGCTAGAGCCTGAGCGGTCTAAGTACAGAGATTGGCAGTTAGTAGTTATTCAGGAGAGGCCTGAGGAAGTGCCTGCAGGGCAAATACCTAGGTCTATAGAAGTAGTCTTAACAGACGACCTAGTCGACGTTGCTAGACCCGGCGATAGAGTTACCGTGATCGGTGTTGTTAGGTTGACTAGATCGAGCAGATTTAACAAGATTATCTACACCCCGTATATTGAAGCTAATAACGTCGTTGTAGCACAAAGACTACTTGAAGAACTGAAACTCAGTACTGAGGATGAAGCCAAGATAATCGAACTTTCTCGAGACCCTTTAGTAAGGCGTAAGATAATAGCCAGCATAGCTCCAACAATTTACGGCATGTGGGATGAGAAAGAAGCTATAGCGCTAGCATTATTCGGAGGTAATTCTAAGACTACACGAGACGGGACCAGACTCAGAGGAGACATACACGTCTTAATGGTAGGAGACCCAGGGACTGCTAAGTCACAACTACTACAATATGCTGCCAGGATAGCTCCTAGAGGAATCTATACTACTGGTAAAGGCTCCAGCGCAGCAGGTCTTACAGCAGCAGTAGTCAAAGACAAGCAGACAGGCGAGTATTTTCTAGAAGCTGGAGCAATGGTGTTAGCTGACGGAGGAATAGTAAGCATCGATGAAATCGACAAAATGCGTGATGAAGACAGAGTAGCTATCCACGAGGCTATGGAGCAGGGTAGCGTAAGCATAGCTAAGGCAGGCATAGTCGCTAGATTAAACGCTAGAACAACAGTGATAGCTGCTGGGAATCCTAAGAGAGGCAGATACGTAAGTAGTGAGAGCGTTGCCGAAAATATCGACTTACCAGTAACGATACTCTCGAGGTTTGACTTAATATTCATAGTGAGAGACCTACCTAACATAACGAGAGACACCTCACTGTCAAGCTACGTCCTAAAAACTCACGAGAAGGTGGGCTACGTTGAGTCAGAGATCCCCCCAGACCTCCTCCGTAAATACATAGCTTACGCAAGAAAATACGTAAAACCTGAGCTTACTGAGGAGGCAGAGAAGATAATTAGAGAATACTACATAGAATTGAGAAAGAAGAGTGCTGAAAGAGAAGACGCTCCGCTCGCCATAACTACTAGACAATTAGAAGCTCTCATCAGACTTGCAGAAGCGCATGCTAAAATGAAGCTCAAAAATAAGGTAGAAGCTGAAGACGCTGTAGAAGCAGTAAGACTAATGAACACAGTCTTAGAACAGGTAGGTATGGACGTAGAGACAGGAACTATAGACGTAGACTTAATAATGACCGGCAAAGCTAAGAGTATGCGAGAGAAGGAAGTCACTATCGTTAAGTTAATAAGAGAGATAATGAGTACTGGCGAAGAATGCGTTAAGTATAAGGAGCTACGTAAGAAAGCTTATGATTACGGAATAGACGAGGAAGTCCTTGAGAAAATAATCAAGAACTTGAAACGTAATGGCGAAATATACGAACCTAAAGCGTCCTGTTACGCTATAACAGACTAA
- the porB gene encoding pyruvate synthase subunit PorB — protein sequence MSKVLTIRDLPREERFAPGHRMCQGCGAAILMRHITKAIPKDSIIVQATGCVEVTTTLYPETSWMHPWLHIAFENAAAGASGVEAAIKVLKRKGQMPAEREIKVVTIGGDGGTFDIGIQALSGMLERGHDILYIVYDNEAYMNTGIQRSGATPLGAWTTTTPVGKIWHGEWRPKKDIVGIALAHRVPYVATINPAYLPDLYMKISKAMSIKGPKLIHAFSPCVPGWRYEPALTITIAKLAVQTGIWVNYEIENGVLNVTTPVPKRKPVREYLKLQGRFRHLTEEEINAIQKYVDEQVAYINKLAGKEVIGPVEA from the coding sequence ATGAGTAAAGTCCTGACTATTAGGGATTTACCGCGTGAAGAAAGGTTCGCGCCCGGACATAGAATGTGTCAGGGTTGCGGTGCTGCTATACTAATGCGGCATATAACTAAGGCAATACCTAAAGACTCAATAATAGTTCAAGCGACTGGTTGTGTTGAAGTGACTACGACGCTGTATCCTGAAACTTCTTGGATGCATCCGTGGTTACACATAGCTTTCGAGAACGCTGCGGCCGGTGCTTCAGGGGTTGAGGCGGCTATTAAAGTTCTTAAGAGAAAAGGGCAGATGCCTGCTGAGAGAGAAATTAAAGTCGTGACTATAGGGGGTGATGGCGGGACTTTCGACATAGGCATCCAGGCACTCTCGGGAATGCTTGAGAGAGGGCATGACATTCTCTACATAGTTTATGATAACGAGGCATACATGAACACGGGTATACAGAGGAGTGGAGCCACGCCGTTAGGAGCCTGGACTACGACTACGCCTGTCGGGAAGATATGGCATGGTGAGTGGAGACCTAAGAAAGATATTGTTGGTATAGCATTAGCACACAGAGTCCCGTATGTAGCCACTATAAACCCAGCATATCTTCCTGACCTCTACATGAAGATAAGTAAAGCCATGAGTATTAAGGGACCTAAACTAATACACGCGTTCTCTCCTTGTGTGCCTGGCTGGAGGTACGAGCCAGCACTAACTATAACGATAGCTAAGCTAGCTGTCCAGACAGGTATTTGGGTAAATTACGAAATAGAAAACGGAGTACTAAACGTGACTACTCCAGTGCCTAAGAGAAAGCCTGTAAGGGAGTACTTGAAGCTTCAAGGGAGATTCAGACATCTCACGGAGGAAGAGATAAACGCCATACAAAAATATGTTGATGAGCAGGTAGCCTACATAAATAAGCTGGCTGGGAAAGAAGTCATAGGCCCTGTTGAAGCTTAA
- a CDS encoding ferredoxin oxidoreductase: protein MGKVVPLSGNSAVAYAVKSADVDVISAYPITPQTTIVEKLAEFIANGELDAEMIHVESEHSALSAAIGAAAVGARVYTASSSQGIALMYEIMFIASSLRLPIVMTIATRALSAPINIWNDHSDFMAVSDTGWVMMMAENNQEAHDDIILAYKIAEDPEVLLPVVTALDGYFMTHTIEPINVIERDEALSFAPKRKTWFTLDPNRPATIGALGDPQWYFEFKKQQYEAMKKSREVFEKSVEEFARVFGRRYGAVEYYGDDNPEIVLVAMGHVVGNIKAYLSRVRGKNSRAGVLKVKLYRPFPEDLVVKHLEDVKIIGVVDRALIPGSPSPGPLHSEIVTTLSKHGVDTKTLSFVSGLGGRPVTHEHIGVMFSKLSELKDKPASDLPKEPLFIGVRE from the coding sequence GTGGGTAAGGTAGTTCCGCTCTCAGGTAATTCAGCAGTAGCGTATGCTGTCAAATCAGCAGACGTGGACGTGATTTCCGCGTACCCAATAACCCCTCAGACTACAATAGTTGAGAAGCTAGCAGAATTCATAGCTAATGGAGAGTTAGACGCTGAAATGATTCATGTGGAATCAGAGCATTCAGCTCTTTCAGCAGCTATTGGCGCGGCGGCTGTCGGAGCTAGAGTTTATACAGCGTCTTCTTCGCAGGGGATAGCTTTAATGTACGAAATAATGTTCATAGCTTCCTCACTAAGACTACCTATTGTCATGACGATAGCGACGAGAGCTCTCTCAGCACCTATAAACATATGGAATGATCATAGTGATTTCATGGCTGTCTCAGATACTGGCTGGGTCATGATGATGGCAGAAAATAATCAGGAGGCGCATGATGACATCATACTTGCTTATAAGATAGCAGAGGACCCAGAAGTCCTCTTACCCGTGGTTACAGCCCTTGACGGGTACTTCATGACACACACGATCGAGCCTATTAACGTAATAGAAAGAGATGAGGCGTTGAGTTTCGCACCGAAGAGAAAGACCTGGTTCACGCTAGACCCTAACAGACCTGCAACTATCGGTGCTTTAGGAGACCCTCAATGGTATTTTGAGTTCAAGAAGCAACAATATGAGGCGATGAAGAAGTCTAGAGAAGTCTTTGAGAAGAGTGTTGAGGAATTTGCTAGGGTGTTTGGCAGGAGGTATGGTGCGGTAGAGTATTACGGTGATGATAACCCTGAAATAGTGTTAGTAGCTATGGGGCATGTTGTGGGCAACATTAAAGCTTACCTAAGTAGGGTTAGAGGCAAAAATTCTAGAGCAGGAGTGCTTAAAGTGAAGCTCTACAGGCCCTTCCCAGAAGATCTGGTAGTGAAACATCTTGAAGACGTTAAGATTATCGGGGTTGTTGATAGAGCTTTAATACCTGGTTCTCCGTCTCCAGGACCCCTACATTCAGAGATTGTTACAACGCTGAGTAAGCACGGAGTAGATACTAAGACTCTGAGCTTTGTGTCCGGTCTTGGGGGAAGACCAGTAACGCATGAACACATAGGCGTGATGTTCAGTAAGCTCTCTGAACTAAAAGATAAACCTGCCTCAGATTTGCCTAAAGAGCCTCTGTTTATTGGGGTGAGAGAATGA
- a CDS encoding 4Fe-4S binding protein codes for MSSRLPSWRELPVGAIILEPGSSRRYKTHEWRTLRPVINQDKCIRCRICWSYCPEPAIIEADKPYVTSTNRRYEVSYLIDYDYCKGCGICAQECPVKAIEMVPEVR; via the coding sequence TTGAGTAGTAGGTTGCCTTCCTGGAGAGAATTACCGGTAGGAGCGATTATACTGGAGCCAGGCTCTTCAAGGCGTTACAAAACTCATGAGTGGAGGACTTTAAGACCTGTCATAAATCAGGATAAGTGTATTAGGTGTCGTATATGCTGGTCTTACTGCCCGGAGCCAGCGATAATAGAGGCTGACAAACCTTACGTCACTTCAACGAATAGGAGGTATGAGGTGTCCTACCTGATAGACTACGATTATTGTAAGGGCTGCGGCATATGTGCGCAGGAATGTCCTGTTAAAGCTATAGAGATGGTTCCTGAGGTGAGGTAA
- a CDS encoding 2-oxoacid:acceptor oxidoreductase family protein has protein sequence MFEIRWHGRGGMGAVTAADITASAAIKAGFYALAFPEFGAERRGAPVTAYTRIDREVIYDRTPITNPDAVVVLDPFMITSPKVLGGLKEGGYLVANTTKEPSEILDEIADLRRLRVTIATVDATSIAMNIFKLPIVNTAMIGALVAATHVVSLDNVIEVVRERFPERLAEANINIINESYRLLKVVRP, from the coding sequence ATGTTTGAGATTAGGTGGCATGGACGTGGCGGCATGGGGGCTGTAACGGCTGCAGACATAACTGCTTCAGCAGCTATTAAGGCTGGTTTCTATGCTTTGGCGTTCCCCGAGTTTGGTGCTGAGAGGAGGGGTGCTCCTGTCACAGCATATACTAGAATTGACAGGGAAGTTATTTATGACAGAACACCCATAACTAACCCAGACGCTGTGGTAGTGTTAGATCCTTTCATGATTACATCACCTAAAGTTCTTGGAGGGTTGAAAGAAGGTGGTTACTTAGTAGCAAACACTACTAAAGAGCCCTCAGAGATATTAGATGAGATAGCGGATTTAAGGCGCTTGAGAGTCACCATAGCAACAGTCGACGCTACGAGTATTGCAATGAACATATTTAAGCTACCCATAGTTAACACAGCTATGATAGGTGCTTTAGTAGCTGCTACTCACGTAGTGTCTCTAGATAACGTTATAGAAGTAGTTAGAGAGAGGTTTCCTGAAAGGTTAGCTGAGGCTAACATAAACATAATTAACGAATCTTACAGATTACTTAAGGTGGTGAGACCTTGA
- the rgy gene encoding reverse gyrase — MTVNKELTEAELVLYGSTCPNCGGVISDSRLGKGVPCSSCLPSFEGDTLNLSDVIRELRRLGNLKNLKEFSDALKDEAALSEFFKRCVGSEPWSIQKLWIRRVSRGSSFAMIAPTGIGKTTLGLVVALYYSFKGMKSYFIVPTTTLVMQAEKKLIDFLNRIGGAASILTIHSRLKKREKEEREKRLEDPKGFDILITTSRYFMKNYDKINKHDFTFVFVDDVDAVLRGSKAINYLLNLMGFTDSDIEKGLKIIKLKRELGLKSGSSELVEELNKLKSEVRKRRNAKKVLVIASATGNPRGLRVRLFRELMGFEIGARPELIRNIEDTYLKTVDLKGAVEEVVRLVKTLGSGGLIYVPVDLGIEFAEDLASNLRLQGIAAEAMHSKKIRVLEDFISGSIDVLVGVATYYGVLVRGIDLPTRIRYVVFVDVPRHKINLRLERLSAVDVVRLVPLLRDAVADLNDKRFLENAFVKLRRVLKRSGNYFLKVINEVLMGERSPQTASEKLFVEVYERVHELLKSQAVVENLIKHPEVVVVSEGGALYVLIPDAPTYIQASGRTSRLYLGGVSKGLSIIVTWNEKLLRALERRLKLITGEFEFKNLEEINLSQVINEINRTREEILAIGRGELIEDLKKRVEIKTALMIVESPNKAKTIARMFGRPSIKEYGRLRVYEVNLGNYTLLITASGGHIYELITDQYVNGVEPADYVYGVLHRRGVSGKSSFVPVFAPIKRCVKCGYQFASLNNSTSCPLCGSGEVLSSSDVIQSLREVAYEVDEILVGTDPDTEGEKIAYDLYHVLIPFNKVIKRVEFHEVTRKAVTQALNNPRNINFKLVKAQLLRRIEDRWIGFSLSGRLQNEFWKYYFCPRLASTADKHSNVRSRQVSKYLNLCSKYRESYKRLSAGRVQSPVLGWIIENYRKHRESLSTYLLLYFRDLTVAVKIPIDLRDIITPNNVRDVRVSVKSYGVVEEQVSPPPPYTTDAALSDISSTLRIPASQVMKILQELFESGLITYHRTDSVRVSDVGIRVARDYLSEKLGDSWTKFFEGRTWGVGGAHECIRPTRPVDAEMLRELISEGIIEVPKKLHNTHFRVYDMIFRRFIASQMPKAVVKKRVTEFSVEVITKDSRHINLPPVSKEVVFEVVSEGFDKILKSLRIHQIPEEGLYSSESSSLKHDIKAVYEVPLHTQASVIRTMKERGIGRPSTYAKIIETILKRKYAYSKKRGELIPSLLGIEVYNYLTERYAGLVSEERTRVLESRMSRVESDDALYNDLLKELYEELRTNELLGVIGYEL, encoded by the coding sequence ATGACAGTTAATAAGGAATTGACTGAAGCTGAGTTAGTGTTGTACGGCAGTACGTGTCCAAACTGTGGAGGCGTAATAAGTGATAGTAGGTTAGGTAAGGGCGTTCCCTGCAGTAGTTGTCTCCCTTCATTTGAAGGGGATACTCTCAACTTGAGTGATGTTATTAGGGAATTACGTAGGTTGGGTAATTTAAAGAACCTCAAAGAATTTAGTGATGCTTTGAAAGATGAGGCAGCTCTTAGCGAGTTTTTTAAGAGATGTGTCGGTAGTGAGCCGTGGAGTATTCAGAAGTTGTGGATAAGGAGAGTTAGCAGGGGAAGCTCCTTCGCTATGATTGCTCCTACAGGGATCGGCAAGACTACCTTAGGGTTGGTTGTGGCGCTATACTATTCTTTTAAGGGCATGAAATCATACTTTATAGTACCTACGACTACGTTAGTCATGCAGGCAGAGAAGAAATTAATAGATTTTCTTAACAGGATTGGAGGCGCTGCGAGCATCTTAACAATACATTCAAGACTTAAGAAGAGAGAGAAAGAAGAAAGAGAGAAGAGGCTGGAGGACCCTAAGGGGTTTGACATACTCATAACTACTTCAAGGTATTTCATGAAAAACTACGATAAGATAAACAAGCATGACTTTACTTTTGTTTTTGTAGATGACGTAGACGCCGTCTTAAGGGGCTCGAAAGCGATAAACTACTTGCTCAACTTAATGGGTTTTACAGATTCTGATATAGAGAAAGGACTGAAAATAATTAAACTTAAGAGAGAATTAGGACTGAAGAGCGGGTCTAGTGAGTTAGTTGAGGAACTTAATAAACTAAAATCTGAGGTAAGAAAACGAAGAAATGCGAAGAAGGTCTTGGTAATAGCTTCGGCTACGGGAAATCCTAGAGGTCTCAGAGTCAGGTTGTTCAGAGAGTTGATGGGGTTTGAGATAGGTGCTAGACCTGAGTTAATAAGAAACATAGAAGATACATACCTCAAGACAGTAGACTTAAAAGGAGCGGTCGAGGAGGTAGTGAGGCTTGTGAAGACTTTAGGGAGTGGAGGCCTGATTTACGTTCCCGTAGATTTAGGTATAGAGTTCGCTGAAGACTTAGCTTCTAATCTTAGGTTGCAGGGAATAGCAGCTGAAGCTATGCATAGCAAGAAAATAAGAGTTTTAGAAGATTTTATTTCGGGTTCTATAGATGTCTTAGTTGGTGTGGCTACTTACTACGGTGTACTAGTTAGGGGTATCGATCTCCCGACTAGAATAAGATATGTCGTATTCGTTGACGTACCTAGGCACAAGATAAATTTAAGACTTGAGAGATTGAGCGCTGTTGATGTGGTGAGACTTGTGCCTCTACTGAGAGACGCGGTCGCAGACTTAAACGATAAGCGGTTCCTAGAAAACGCTTTCGTTAAGTTAAGGAGGGTTTTGAAGAGGTCTGGCAACTACTTTCTCAAAGTAATTAATGAGGTCTTGATGGGTGAGAGGAGCCCTCAGACAGCGAGTGAAAAACTCTTCGTAGAAGTTTACGAGAGAGTTCATGAATTGCTGAAAAGCCAGGCCGTTGTAGAGAATCTGATTAAGCATCCGGAAGTGGTAGTCGTTAGTGAGGGGGGAGCTCTATACGTGTTGATACCTGACGCGCCGACGTATATTCAAGCTAGTGGGAGGACTTCTAGGCTTTATTTAGGCGGTGTGAGTAAGGGTCTCTCAATCATAGTGACTTGGAACGAGAAACTCTTGAGAGCTCTTGAGAGGAGACTGAAGCTAATTACTGGAGAGTTTGAGTTTAAGAATCTAGAAGAGATTAACTTAAGTCAAGTAATTAATGAGATAAACCGAACACGTGAGGAGATCTTAGCTATAGGTAGGGGCGAGTTAATTGAAGATCTGAAAAAGAGAGTAGAAATTAAGACAGCTCTCATGATTGTTGAGTCGCCTAACAAAGCCAAGACTATAGCTAGGATGTTCGGGAGACCTAGTATTAAAGAATACGGGAGGTTAAGAGTTTATGAAGTAAACTTAGGTAACTACACTCTACTGATTACGGCTAGCGGCGGCCACATATACGAACTGATTACTGACCAATATGTTAATGGAGTAGAGCCTGCTGATTACGTGTATGGGGTTTTACACCGTAGAGGAGTTAGTGGTAAGTCTTCTTTCGTTCCAGTGTTTGCTCCAATAAAGAGGTGTGTAAAGTGCGGCTATCAATTCGCATCACTCAATAATAGCACCTCGTGCCCTCTCTGCGGTTCGGGAGAGGTTTTGAGTTCCTCAGACGTTATCCAATCGTTAAGGGAAGTAGCTTACGAAGTTGATGAAATACTAGTAGGTACAGACCCAGATACTGAAGGTGAGAAGATAGCTTATGACCTCTATCACGTTTTAATTCCATTCAATAAGGTCATAAAAAGGGTTGAATTCCATGAAGTAACTCGTAAGGCAGTAACTCAAGCTCTAAATAACCCTCGCAACATAAACTTTAAGCTTGTTAAGGCACAGCTCCTCAGGAGAATTGAGGATAGGTGGATAGGTTTTTCGCTTTCTGGTAGACTGCAGAACGAGTTTTGGAAGTACTACTTCTGTCCACGGCTTGCTTCAACAGCCGACAAACACAGCAACGTTAGGTCAAGGCAAGTCAGCAAGTATCTAAATCTCTGTAGTAAGTATAGGGAATCTTATAAGAGGTTAAGTGCTGGGAGAGTTCAAAGTCCTGTTCTTGGGTGGATTATAGAGAACTATAGAAAACATCGGGAGTCTCTATCTACATATCTATTACTATACTTCAGAGACTTAACAGTCGCGGTCAAGATCCCCATAGATTTGAGAGACATAATTACCCCTAATAACGTCAGGGATGTTCGAGTTAGTGTTAAAAGCTACGGCGTGGTTGAGGAGCAGGTGAGTCCTCCTCCACCCTATACTACTGATGCTGCACTCTCAGATATCTCAAGTACTTTAAGAATTCCAGCATCTCAGGTAATGAAGATCTTACAAGAACTTTTTGAGTCTGGCTTAATAACTTATCACAGGACTGATAGCGTTCGGGTTTCAGACGTTGGGATTAGAGTTGCGAGAGATTATTTGAGTGAGAAACTCGGTGATTCATGGACTAAGTTCTTTGAGGGGAGGACGTGGGGTGTTGGCGGTGCTCATGAGTGTATAAGGCCTACGAGACCTGTTGATGCGGAGATGCTTAGAGAGCTGATTAGCGAGGGTATTATAGAAGTTCCTAAAAAGCTTCACAATACGCATTTCAGAGTTTACGACATGATATTTAGGAGGTTTATCGCGTCTCAGATGCCTAAGGCTGTAGTCAAGAAGAGAGTTACGGAGTTCTCTGTGGAAGTGATTACTAAGGACTCGAGACACATTAATTTACCGCCTGTCAGCAAAGAAGTAGTGTTTGAGGTAGTGTCTGAAGGATTTGATAAAATCCTTAAGAGTCTGAGAATTCATCAAATTCCTGAGGAAGGTCTTTACAGTTCTGAAAGCTCTAGTCTTAAACACGATATTAAGGCAGTATATGAGGTTCCACTACATACTCAGGCATCCGTGATAAGAACTATGAAGGAGAGAGGTATTGGCAGACCTTCAACCTACGCTAAAATAATCGAGACTATTCTTAAGCGTAAGTACGCGTACTCTAAAAAGAGAGGGGAACTAATACCTTCGTTACTAGGTATCGAGGTATACAATTACTTAACTGAGAGATACGCGGGCTTAGTTAGTGAGGAGAGGACTAGGGTTCTGGAGAGTAGAATGAGTCGTGTAGAAAGTGATGATGCGCTTTATAATGACTTGCTTAAAGAATTATACGAAGAGCTAAGAACAAACGAGCTACTTGGTGTGATTGGGTATGAGTTATAG
- a CDS encoding YhfC family glutamic-type intramembrane protease, producing the protein MSKLLLDTVFLILVALLPGLSTLAYFIKTKKTNLVLLLLGGGGWLIALLARTPILYALSNTIERTAYLVVASYSAGLFEESMRYLVLKTPLSKKSTEDAVALGLSWGLTEALFIYVLPITIYTPVGYSLLELLPGALERNIALLGHIVFSLIVLKALSKIIYLPASMLAHGSLNIVGVVTLDLTKNVWLTETLLGLSVLLLFIATLHTLSRNPSNQVWST; encoded by the coding sequence GTGAGCAAGTTGCTACTAGATACAGTCTTCTTGATTCTAGTAGCGCTTCTTCCAGGACTCTCCACTTTAGCATACTTCATTAAAACCAAGAAAACGAATCTCGTGTTGTTGCTGCTTGGCGGTGGCGGGTGGCTAATAGCATTACTAGCGAGAACCCCCATACTGTACGCGCTCTCCAACACTATCGAGAGAACAGCGTACTTAGTGGTAGCTTCTTACTCTGCCGGGCTCTTCGAAGAATCTATGAGGTATTTAGTGCTGAAGACTCCCTTAAGTAAGAAGTCAACTGAAGATGCCGTGGCGCTAGGACTAAGCTGGGGCCTAACTGAAGCTTTATTCATTTACGTGTTGCCCATCACCATTTACACCCCAGTAGGTTACTCTCTACTTGAGCTACTACCTGGAGCCCTCGAAAGAAACATTGCCTTGTTAGGGCACATTGTTTTCTCCCTGATCGTGTTGAAGGCACTAAGTAAGATCATTTACTTACCTGCGTCAATGCTTGCTCACGGGTCACTCAACATAGTGGGTGTGGTCACGCTTGATTTAACTAAAAACGTATGGCTAACCGAGACCCTCCTAGGATTAAGTGTTCTCCTGCTATTCATCGCCACGCTCCACACATTGAGTAGAAACCCCAGCAACCAAGTATGGAGTACTTAA